The DNA region GCTCATGCGGCACGTACGGTATCGATAGATCCACGCTGTGGACCGACGGGATCGTCATCGTTGTCACCTGAGGCCGGGTGTAACAAATAAATATCAGGCTAAGTTTTTCTTCGGGTCGGGAAAAACTGCTGCTTATCTTTACCGGATCGCCGACAGATAGCCCTGCTTGGATAAGCTTGAAATCTGCAGCGTCGATCGCGAGTCCGATTGCCGATAAGCTCTCCAAATCTTTTCCGACGAACAATAAGCGATCTTTGTATGTTAGGTTGAATCCATTCGAAAAAATCGAATGGATTCGCGCAAGGATACTTCCTTTTTGCTGGATCATATGCTGCACGTACGGGCTGATATAAACTTTTTCGCATTTTATATTGCGTTTATTCATCTTCCACTTTGATGCCTAACGATTTGGCGTAAGCAACCAATGCTTTTTCAAAGCACACGAGAGGCGCTCTGACCGTACCCGCACCAATTTGACCGACACCGGCTTCCTTATGAGCAATACCTGTATTGATAATAGGCGTAATGCCGGTTTCTACAACCTTGCGGATATCAATCCCCAATGACGCGCCTTTGAAGTTCCAGTTCGGAATAGCCCAGGCCGGATTGTTCGTAATGGAAATGCGCTGCATCTCTTCCGAAATGGCCTGCGCATCGTTCAGTCCGCTTAATCCGACAAAACGTGTCACACCCGGCGCTGCGATCATAGCCATGCCGCCGACACCGACTGTTTCCGTTATGGCGCTGTCTCCGATATCCGGATTGGCCAGTTCTGCCGAATAGCCCGCAAAGTATAATCCGTCCGGCGTGTTCACGGGACCTGTAAACCATTCATCGCCCAAAGCGCTGATCCGAACCCCAAAGTTCTCCCCGTTGCGCGACATGGTCGTCACGACACAGCCTTCTTTTACTTTACGCGCGTAATCAACCATCGCTTTGCCTGTGGCCATCATAATATTCAGGAAAAATTGGTCGGTATTCGCCAAGAATTGAATCACGTCCGCTTTATCTTGTTCCTCCACGTCAAGTGTGACAATCGCAGGCGTAATTTCTTTTAGAAATACGAGTGACGCCGCGATGTTACGCTGGTGGAATTCATCTCCCATACCGATTGCCCGGGCGATCATGACGTTCAAGTTCAATCCTTCGCCGAACGTTCTTAAAGCCTGTCCCAATACCGGCCCCAGAACATCGCGCATCCATTTCAATCGTTGGATGACGTTTTCATTATTGGCGCCGAAACGAAGCACTTCACCGATACCTTCGTTCATAATGCAGTAGCCGGTTGTACCGTCCGCTTTATTTTCTACGATGAATACAGGAAAATTGGCGGAAGTGATTCCGCCCATCGGTCCTACTGCACCGACGTGGTGGCATGGGATAAATTTCACTTCATTGTTTTCCAATTGACGACGGGCGTCCTCATGATCCGCTGCCCATCCTTCGAATAACATAGCGCCGATTACAGAACCTTTCATAGGCCCGGTCATATTTTCATACTTGATCGGCGGTCCGGCATGAAGAATGACTTTTTCGCCGGTATTTAGTTCCGGAATAACTTCTTTGGCTGGACGCGCATCTACCAAGAAGGGTTGAGATTCCAACAATCGGCTAACGACTTTATCATTTGCCGCGTTGATTTCCGCTTCGCGTTTTTCCAGTTTATTCAAGATGCGAATTAACTTCTGATTGCCGCCGGCTTTTGGCCGCCATGAGAAATGTAAAGCTTGCCCATTAAATTGGATGATGGATTCGGTGAAGCTTTGAAGCCCGACATTAATTACTCTCGGTACGCTATTCAACAAATCCAGGACTTTCTCGCTTGGTTCTGGTACATCCATTTTCGCTTCCGTATATTCGACGCGGCCTTTATCGGCTACCTGCAGTTCATGTCCCATTAATTTCAAGGCAAGTCGAACGGCACGCGCATTGCTGCTTTCAACGATGACGCCGGCCTCTTTTAACGTTTGAACGGCTTGCGCATAATT from Paenibacillus macerans includes:
- a CDS encoding DUF1116 domain-containing protein, whose amino-acid sequence is MNAANDKVVSRLLESQPFLVDARPAKEVIPELNTGEKVILHAGPPIKYENMTGPMKGSVIGAMLFEGWAADHEDARRQLENNEVKFIPCHHVGAVGPMGGITSANFPVFIVENKADGTTGYCIMNEGIGEVLRFGANNENVIQRLKWMRDVLGPVLGQALRTFGEGLNLNVMIARAIGMGDEFHQRNIAASLVFLKEITPAIVTLDVEEQDKADVIQFLANTDQFFLNIMMATGKAMVDYARKVKEGCVVTTMSRNGENFGVRISALGDEWFTGPVNTPDGLYFAGYSAELANPDIGDSAITETVGVGGMAMIAAPGVTRFVGLSGLNDAQAISEEMQRISITNNPAWAIPNWNFKGASLGIDIRKVVETGITPIINTGIAHKEAGVGQIGAGTVRAPLVCFEKALVAYAKSLGIKVEDE